The Paenibacillus uliginis N3/975 genome has a window encoding:
- a CDS encoding type II secretion system F family protein produces the protein MAQFEYIGRDRSGKARKGKITSAARKDAVMVLREKGIAVSDIVELETTVFNQEISIGNPVKTQDFVIYLRQFSTLIIAGVSVAEATKILAQQTESKALRKALMNVEEELRSGKPLSVAAANHEKIFPPMFINLVQAGEATGNLDETLDRLAVYFEKQHYTRQKVRSALTYPIAIAIIAIAVVIFLLTNIVPTFASMFMQFDAELPAITKTVLAISEWVQAFWWLMLLILAGIVIGIMLILQKPSSKYYFDYAILKVPIFGKLVQKSVIARMTRTLSSLFKSSVPILEALVIVEKVVMNEVMNRVLKESRKSLEGGKSLSDPMKQHWIFPPLVTQMIAIGEQSGSLDLMLEKISDFYEKEVDATADALKGLIEPIMIILLAGMVGFIVLSIMVPMFDIFNHVK, from the coding sequence ATGGCGCAATTTGAGTACATCGGGCGCGATAGATCCGGCAAGGCTCGTAAAGGGAAAATAACGAGTGCCGCCCGCAAAGATGCCGTCATGGTTCTTCGTGAGAAGGGGATTGCGGTATCGGACATTGTTGAGCTGGAGACCACGGTGTTCAATCAAGAGATTTCGATCGGTAACCCTGTTAAAACCCAAGATTTTGTAATCTATTTGCGGCAATTTTCAACTTTGATCATAGCGGGTGTATCGGTCGCTGAGGCAACGAAAATATTGGCTCAACAAACCGAAAGCAAGGCACTTCGCAAAGCATTGATGAATGTTGAAGAAGAGCTGCGCTCGGGGAAGCCGTTATCTGTCGCTGCAGCGAATCATGAGAAAATTTTCCCGCCGATGTTCATCAACTTGGTACAAGCTGGGGAAGCCACCGGTAATCTGGATGAGACGTTGGATCGACTTGCTGTTTATTTTGAGAAACAGCATTATACCCGGCAAAAGGTGAGATCTGCTTTAACGTATCCAATTGCTATTGCAATCATCGCGATTGCGGTTGTGATCTTCCTATTAACGAATATCGTTCCGACTTTTGCATCGATGTTCATGCAATTTGACGCTGAGTTGCCAGCGATCACGAAGACCGTCTTGGCGATTAGTGAGTGGGTGCAGGCATTCTGGTGGCTTATGTTACTTATCCTCGCTGGCATCGTGATCGGGATCATGCTAATCCTACAAAAGCCATCCAGTAAATATTATTTCGACTATGCCATATTGAAGGTTCCAATCTTCGGAAAATTAGTACAGAAATCCGTTATCGCAAGGATGACGAGAACCTTGAGTTCTTTATTTAAAAGTTCCGTTCCAATCCTTGAAGCTCTCGTCATCGTGGAAAAGGTCGTAATGAATGAAGTAATGAATCGCGTATTGAAAGAATCAAGGAAATCGCTTGAAGGAGGAAAATCACTGTCAGACCCCATGAAACAGCATTGGATTTTCCCACCGTTAGTGACGCAAATGATCGCGATTGGGGAACAATCCGGTTCCTTGGACCTCATGCTGGAGAAAATATCTGACTTCTATGAGAAGGAAGTAGATGCAACGGCAGATGCCTTGAAGGGTCTAATCGAGCCAATCATGATCATCCTGCTTGCTGGGATGGTAGGGTTCATCGTGCTATCGATCATGGTGCCGATGTTCGATATTTTCAACCACGTCAAATAG
- a CDS encoding prepilin-type N-terminal cleavage/methylation domain-containing protein, with the protein MVHAMRKALKNEKGLTLIELLAVVVILGIIAAIAIPAIAGIIDNSRKDAHAANAIQMINSTKLAVAGDDRARPDVTDTIKYISLDWLEQNGYIDQVIDPDGDVTSYNRGTPVATAIPTGTTVPAGSHVRATFDPTTNTITYAVFLLNGTRGVQDTATGGYVAEVDVARAKVQ; encoded by the coding sequence ATGGTTCATGCAATGAGGAAGGCATTAAAAAATGAGAAAGGGTTAACGTTGATTGAGTTACTAGCGGTTGTAGTCATCTTGGGGATTATTGCGGCAATTGCGATTCCGGCGATTGCTGGAATCATTGACAACAGTAGGAAGGATGCACACGCTGCGAATGCAATTCAAATGATCAACTCAACAAAATTAGCAGTTGCAGGAGATGATCGTGCACGTCCAGATGTTACTGATACAATAAAATATATTTCGTTAGATTGGTTAGAACAGAATGGTTATATTGATCAAGTAATAGATCCAGATGGTGATGTTACATCATATAATAGAGGCACTCCAGTAGCTACTGCGATTCCAACTGGTACAACGGTTCCTGCTGGGTCTCACGTACGTGCAACGTTTGATCCTACAACTAATACTATTACGTATGCTGTATTTTTACTTAACGGTACTAGAGGGGTACAAGATACTGCTACAGGCGGTTATGTTGCTGAGGTAGATGTTGCCCGTGCTAAAGTACAATAA